The Methanosarcina acetivorans C2A genome includes the window CCTGTATCTGAGATATTACAGGAACTCCAGACAGGAACCGAAGGTCTGAAAGGTTCCGAAAGCATTAAACGCCTTAAAATATATGGGGAGAATATTTTAAAGCCAAAAAAACGGTCAGGTGCTCTGAAAATCCTTTTTTCCCAGTTCAAAAACCCAATTTCCCTTATTCTCCATTTTGCATCCGGAATGTTTTTTTCCTGCATGACCGGATGGATACGATAATTATCGTAACTATCATTTTTATCAGTAGCCTGCTTGGATTTTGGCAGGAAAAGTGGCTTCAGATGCTTTTGAGAAGCTATTAGTCACAGTGCAAATAAAAGCAGCAGTGCTCAGAGATGGTGAAGAAAAGGAAGTCCCTGTAGAAAAGATCGTACTCGGAGCTATAATCATTTTAAATCGGGAGATACTGTCCCTGCAGACTGCCTGATTCTTGACTCAAAGAATCTTTTTGTCAGCGAAGTCATTCTCACGGGAGAGACTTTTCCTGTAGAAAAAGAAACCGGTATACTGAAAGCAGAAACTCCACTCGGAAAACATACAAATTCTCTCTGAATGGGAACAAGTGTGGTCAGCGGGAGTGGAAAAGCAGTATCAATCTTTACCTGGGAAGAAACGGAATTCGGGAAGATTTCAGCAAAATTGAAACTAAGGCCGCCGGAAACCGAATTTGAAAAAGGGATTGCACAGTTCGGGCATTTACGGATTGAAGTTACTATGCTGATGGTGACGGCAATTCTTACAATTAATGTATATCTCCAGCACCCGATCCTGACTCCTTTCTCTTTTCCCTTGCTCTTGCCGTCGGATTGACTCCTCAGTTGCTGCCTGCGATTATCAGTGTCAACCTCTCTCATGGTGCACGAGATATGGCACAGAAGAAAGTTATTGTCAAGCGGCTCGTCTCTATTGAAAATCTTGGCAGCATGAACATGCTCCGCTCTGATAAAACCGGCACTCTGACAGAAGGGGAATTGCAGCTTCATTCATTTCAGGACCTGGAAGGAAAACACAGCGAAAAAGTTCTCCTTTATGCCTGTCTCAATGCCTATTATCAGAAAGGCTTCGAAAACCCGATAGACAGGGTAATCCTTGCACAAAATAGTTTTGATCTTTCCGCGTACCGAAAACTGGGCGAAATACCTTATGATTTCGTGCGCAAAAAACTTTCGGTATTCGACTATCTCACTTTTGTCACTCTGCTCCTTCTCCTACCCGGAATGACAGAAGAGTTCAGAACAGGATGGTTTATTGAGTCTGTAATTTCAGCATCAATGATAGTAATGGTAATCCGAAGCAGAAAACCGTTCTTCAGGAGCAAACCCGGAAAATACCTGCTTACAATTACCCTGCTTATCGGAGCTCTTACTTTAGTGTTCCCTCTAACCCCATTAGCAGCCGTCTTTAGTTTCAAGCCACTACCCTTTTCAGTCGTTTTAATTATTGAAGCAATTATAGGGCTGTAAATTATCACAGCTGAAATAGCAAAGAGGATTTTTTATAAAAAAGTAAAGCCTTAAAATATTCTGGAATAAAACCTTGCTGCCTGCAGGGTAAACTCATGCTTCAAATGGCTCTTCCTTATAGTCTTCCAGATTTTCGATTTCTTTATAGTCGGTGCCGTCAGGCAGAAAAGGCGTGAAAAGGATAACCGAACAAAGGAGTAGAAATGTTCCAAACATCCGGGACTGCGCCTCAACAGTAGCATAAAACATGAGAATCCCAAGCATGACCCACAAAATAAAGCTCAACTGAAAAGCAAGTTTAACTCTATAAATATTTTCTTCGCTTCTGATCAAGCAACTCCTCCCTGAATACCCCATTTATAATTGATTCGGGATTGAATAAATAGCTGTTTATTTGAAAGATTTGGAGATTTAAGCTCCAGAAATTAAAAATGTTACCCGGCTGAAAATAGATATTCCTGAATAAAATTTACGATTTCAGAAGCTGATGAATAAAAAAAATTAGTAAGAATGGAACACCGGAAAAAGAAGTAAAAAGAAGAATAATTCTGATTCAGAATGAAGACTTAGAGTGTCGGATTCAAAATATTAGATTAAAGCATCGGATTTAGAATATTAGATTCAAAACATCGGATTCAGAATCTAATATCCAGAGTCAGAGTCACAGACCCTTTTAGCGCATCAAATTTCGATAAAGCTAATGATCTTGTCTCCCTCACTTACTCTCCTGAGAAAATCCTCCCTGCTGGTATATGGAACTCCAGAAGCTATGGAATCCGCCGCTCTTCTACTGATCCCGGGAATCTCCCGGATAAGGGCAGGAGATGCAGTGTTTACCGGCAAAGGGTGGGGAATTCCGGTAATCGAACGCATTCCATGCCCTGTGACAGTAATGTCCGTGAATTTCCGCAGAGGCATGAGGGCAGAGATTCCTACAAGCAAAGGGTAAGAACCAAGCTGTCTCCCAAAAGTTATCCCCCTGCCGTGCACCTCGCACATTACATCCTTCAGTACCGTTCCTTCCGGCACGACCCTTCGGAGCATTGGAAGGTCAATATTCTTTCGGACCTGTTCCTTATAATCCAGAAAGAGTTTCTTATGCTTCCTTGCAGCTTCATCCCTGCCGGATATCGGAGTTCCGGGAAATGCCATAACCTGCCGGATATTAATTCTGCGGAGCAACAGTCCAGAATTAAGCACCTGAAGCAGGAAATCATAGTTCAGCTGGAAGGTTTTTTTAGTCTCCCCCATCAGCCCGTGCACAAAATTGATACCAGGGAGAATTTCCGGTAGCCCGTTTGTCCCGCGCCCGGCCCCTAACCTGTTTACCAGTTTGATCGCCTCAAAAACCTCTTCGGAAGTCGCCTTGAGGGAGTTTGCTGCAAACACCTTCGGGTCGGCAGTCTCCATGCCGAAGGCGGCTACATCGCCGGAAGTGTGATATTTGATAATCGTCTTCAGGATTTGCTCCGACTCTTTGGGATACGTTGCAAGAGTTATAGGATTTGCATTATCCATATGAAGCACGGAAAGTTCAGGTGCGGAATTCCTGATTCCCTTGTAAAGCCTTTCAAGAACCTCAGGCACGGGTTTCGGGACTGGTCCTCCTGCATCGGCCCCGTGGTAAGAAAAAAGGTCCGGTTGCCTCCCTATCCTGAAATAGCGGGCTCCATTGGAATAAAGTGCAGAGACTTCGGCGACAACGTCCTCTACAGGCCTGTAGTCCGAAGCCCCATAAAATGGTTCGGTGCAGAAGGAGCAGTGAACACGCCTGCCACAACCCCTGTAGGTTTCAAGCTCGCACATGCAGTATGGGTAGTCCGGGTGCTGCCGGATCAAAAAAGCCCCCTTCGGACCCCAGCGTCCAATCTCTGCCGTTGTCCTGAAACGGTGGTCAACGGATTCCGGGGCTTTCAGCCCGGTAGGAAGGCTCCCCCTGCTATCGCTTCCACTCCCACCAGCCCCTTCCTCAAAAAGATCGTAAACAAAAGCCTCGAGATCCATTTTTGCAAGTACTGCTTCTCCAAGGTTGATCCCACTTTCTGCCCCTTTTGCAGCCCTTCCTCCTTCGTTGCTGAATCCGAGCCTGATAGGGCCGCCTATAATTTTTACCCCGTTCGCAACCCGGAAAATAGTCTCGATCTCACCAAGCGTGATAGGGGATGCCCGGAGGTATTTTCCCGGTACGGTCATGCCTGCAATAATGACCAGAAGAGCGGCTTTTCCTATAAGCTCGCCGGTTCCGGGAGGGTTTTCCCGAAGGGTATCGATTGTGAGGTAGTGAATTTCTTTTTCGGAAAGCCCGCGCTCTCTCAGAGCTCCTGCTATGTACCGGGAGTAGGGAGAGATATAAGGAGGAACCCCGAGGCAGGCGGGTTCATCCACGTAGCCGTCTATGATGAGTGCTTTCATATCAGTTCTCGTTTCCTTGTTTAACTGAAGATTGGAGTATAGAATGCAGTTGGATATTAAATTAAAGGTGGATTGAAACCTGATAAAACAGGTGATTTAAACCCGTAAAGGCAAAATGGATACAGGTGGAATGAATACAAGCAAAACGAATAGTAAAAGTCAGAAGAATAGTAAAAGTCAGTGAAGATAAGTCCAGAGAAAAGATAAAAAATATTTAGGGCCGGGACCGAGAATCGAACTCGGGTCGTAGCCTCCACAGGGCCACAGGATGGACCTCTACCCTACCCCGGCCACAGGGTCTGATACTTCGGGTTTGAAGCAACCTATAAAAGGAGTTTTTTTATATAAAGTTTTTGCCGGAAAAAGCAGGAGAACTCTCCAGGAAGCCGGGAGTTTTTTGCTTTTCGGCAGTTTGAGTATAAAAGTCCCGCTTCAGATTAGCTCAGCTAATTTCAAGCGCGCTTGAGGTAGGTTTCTGGCAGGTCTCTGCGGGCTTCAGGCAAGTTTCAGATTGTTTTAAGCCTGTCAAGGGCGAGTTTTGCAGCCTTTTCTCCGGAAAGGAGCATCCCTCCGAAGACAGGACCCATTCTCGGGGCACGGGTTGCGGCATTTGCAGCCATACCCGCGACAATCAGCCCGGGATAAATCTCCTGGGTTGCATTCACAGCCAGGCGCTCGCCGACCTCAGACCACATCGGTTTTTCTCCGAGCAGTCCGAGTTCCCCGATCTTTGCATTCGGGATTTTTCTGAGAATCGTGTTGCAGACAACTGCCTCATGGCCAGTTCCATCGATTACGAGTTTTGTGCGGATCATGAGCGGGTCCACATGCAGGCGCTGGGTTGTAACAGGCCCCCAGTTGATGACTATGCCGGTAACCCTGTCATTTTCCCGGATCATGATGTCTTCAAAGCTCACTAGGTTAAAGACCTCAGCCCCTGCCGAAGTTGCCCCTGCGATCAGCTTCCCGACGGATTCCACGGAGTTTGCCACATAATACCCGGACTCGTACTCCTTATACCTGATTCCGAAGTCGTCTAGGATGCGGGTAGCTTCCTCCTGCACGACGATACGGGGAAACATCATCCCGCCTGCCCACATGCCGCCGCCCAGGGACAGTTTCTGCTCATACAAAGCGACCTTTACCCCGGCTTCGGCCAGGTATTTTGCAGCCACAAGGTTTGCAGGTCCCCCTCCTACGAGTGCTACATCAATGTCCGTGTAGTCAAGGAAGGTTTTGGAATACTCATCAAATATTGCCCGTGTGATTATGACTTCGTCAAGTTCCATTTTGATCTCTCATAAAGCTTCTACGGTTGAAATTCCGGGGAAAACTGCCCGGCGTTTTAAGAAAGCAATCAGTGAATTGTCAACCCTGATCCGCAACATAATAATTCACATTTTGATACCGGGCATTGCTTTTAAAGTTGTTGGAATCTGATGGAGAAAGAAAGTAATTCTCAAAGGTCCTTCCGCAAAAGGTTTCTTCTCAACATATAGGAATCTCGCAAAGAAAAATTCAGATCATGCAATTGCTGAAAGCGTGCCGGATACTCGACTATTTTCACAATAAATGACTTGCTTCCCGCAGAGAGAGCAAAACCCACCAATAAATTATTATATCCGCCTCACAAAATAAATGAAGCGGTGGAAAGGGTGAAGAGTTTACTTTTTATCGATGCGGGAATTTTTATTATTGCAGCTGTTACAGCCTTCCTGAAGGGAGAACTCGGGTTTATTATAGACATCATAGGCTTAACAGGTTTGATTTTTTTTGTTATGGCTGGAGTTTTGTCAGGTTCTTTTGCTAGTGGAGACTGGGTAAGGGCAAATTATGAGGATGAATTTGAAGAACGCGAGGAGAAAAACAGATTGTCAAAAAATTTATTTTTTGTTGGGCTATTCAACCTCGCTATATCAGTACTTACTTATGAATTCATACTACAGTGACTTGCTATCACGAATTGAAAACCCCAACATATTGTAAAAAAATCACATTGAAGCCGTTACAACTTTTCTAACCTCAATCTACCGAATCCATTTTTCATATCAAACTTTACTGCTCAGCCTCTCCTCCATTTGTAAAGAACATTTTGTCACCTTCGATTCCGGGATAAAGGACAAGCTGTTCCTCCTCCAGAGCTGCTGATCCGACGCCCTGTAAAAGCGACATATATTCGCCGTCCATAGAATAAGGCCCGCATGCCATACGCGTAATAGAAGCCGAGCCAAGGGTTAAGTTGTTTCCTTCCAGGGTGTAGTTCCCACTGCCGTTGTTACAGTCGGCTTTGATATGATACGTGCCGTCAGGGAAGAAGGCAAGCGTATAGTTCTCAGGATCAGGTACCATCATCTGGTACTCAGGCGTGTCAAAATTCTGAAAACTGGTCCACTGCCATTCGATACCGGTCATATTCTCAACAGAAACTGATTCGAGTTCCGGAGTAGTGTTTTCTACAGGTTCAACAATAGTAGGTTCAACAATAGCATTCTCTGCCGGTTCAGCAGGAGCCTCTTCTTGCTCAGTGCAGCCGAGCGAGAAGGAGAACAGGGCTAACCCACCCGTAGTAAGGAGCAAAACCAAACCAATTGATGCAATTTTCAGCTTCATCATATCCCCCATTGATATTCCCAATATAAACTGAGTATATGGAATGATGCGCCATTCAAATATATCCTTTGTTTAAATTGCGGTTTGATTTGCAGTCATCTGAACAGTTCTTCAACGATTTTGCAGAAATTTAAAACATAACTCACCCACAAATAACAGTTATAAGTCAGAAATCGTAATCTCACAATTCTAAAACCATGATCTTGCGACCATGCCCATATGTTCTATGCTGTATTTTCTCACATTTCAGAATCTGCTTTTTTCGGGTAAAATTTTCTGGTTGCAGGAGCAGAATATAATCAGATATTAATCAGATATTTTCTTAAACTTCCTATTTCAATTGGAGGAAATTTTTCAAAGTGAGGCATTCTATGTACGGATGAAGATGTCCAATCCATGATGCTTGGAAATGAAAGATTAAAGTTCAGTAACTAAGTTCAGAAAGCCAGATTCCTATGCTTCTTTAATTCACAAGACCAACCTTTATTGATTAACAAAAAACCCGAATTGGGGATAGGTATGAAAAATGTAAGCATGAAAACAATTTTTTCTGAAAATAGTATGGACTAGTATTATTGAAAGAGGGGGAGTTAATTTTGAGAAAAGAAAATCGAAAACCATCTTTTCAACCTGAGCCAATACCTTCTCCGGAACCGCAACCGGTTCCTTCACCCGAACCGGTACCTGAACCCGAACCGGAGACTGAACATAAGTCCGAAAAAATAGGATAATACAGGACAAATATAGCAGACATGATAACAAAAGTTTACATTTCGCACTGCGAGCAGGACGAACCGCTCGCCCAGGAACTTGCAAGGGCTCTTTGGACAGTGGAACTGGAAAGCTTCTCTGCCCTGTACAGGAAAGCCCGGATTCTTTCCCTGGCTGAAAGGATACGTTTCGGTATCCGTCAGTCAGACTGCATTATCCCTATTATTACCCAGGAAGGAGTGCTGTCTCCTGAGGTGAATCAGGAGATCGGGCTGGCAGTAGGAGCCGACCAGTTGATAATTCCGCTGGTAGAGGCAGGAGTCGAACTGCCTATCCTTATACGCCATCTTCCGCCGATTAATTTTTACCCCGAAGCCTATGAGGATGCCCTTGGAAAACTCATACAGAACATGAGGCAGCTTACGAAACTGGACTGGCTGAAGATAAAGTGCCCTTACTGCGGGGAGGAAATGACCCAGTATATCTCTCCTGAAGAAGAAGTTGAAAGAGCGCTTCTTGCAGGAAAACACCTTGAGACTATCTGCAGCTACTGCCAGAGAAATATTTACCTTGACCCGAGAACCTTCAGGCCCACACCCTGAGTATCTTTAACCTAAAAAGGGAGGCAAATTCATGGAACAAAGTGTTAAGGACGAACCCGGAGAACCAATGGTTGCACAGTCCAAAATGGGGGAAGCTACCGTGAGCGAGACTGAAATCAGGGGTATTGAAGAGCTTACACCTGTTGAAAAGAAACATTTGCTGTTACAACTTTCCAGGGACAGAGCAAAAGACAGGTCTACCGGCCCATGGGAAATTGTTGATGTCCGCAGGGAAGAATGGGAAACCGTTAAAGCTACCCTGGTTCAACCCGTAGAAATTGACATCAGGGATACAGGGAAAGCCGAACTCTTCAGGGTATGGTTCGACATCACAAAGTTAGAAAGAGAACTTGAGTCCGTAACCTGATTCAGTAACTTGAGTCAATAACCTGAGTTACCAACCTTTTTAATTAACTTGAGTCAGTAGCCTGAGTCAACAAAATAACCGGCATCCTAACTATGAATGTAATGGGCTAAAAAACGGGTCGTATTATCTGATAAATGTGGAATAATAAA containing:
- a CDS encoding cation-transporting P-type ATPase — translated: MKGSESIKRLKIYGENILKPKKRSGALKILFSQFKNPISLILHFASGMFFSCMTGWIR
- a CDS encoding META domain-containing protein; its protein translation is MMKLKIASIGLVLLLTTGGLALFSFSLGCTEQEEAPAEPAENAIVEPTIVEPVENTTPELESVSVENMTGIEWQWTSFQNFDTPEYQMMVPDPENYTLAFFPDGTYHIKADCNNGSGNYTLEGNNLTLGSASITRMACGPYSMDGEYMSLLQGVGSAALEEEQLVLYPGIEGDKMFFTNGGEAEQ
- a CDS encoding sulfide-dependent adenosine diphosphate thiazole synthase produces the protein MELDEVIITRAIFDEYSKTFLDYTDIDVALVGGGPANLVAAKYLAEAGVKVALYEQKLSLGGGMWAGGMMFPRIVVQEEATRILDDFGIRYKEYESGYYVANSVESVGKLIAGATSAGAEVFNLVSFEDIMIRENDRVTGIVINWGPVTTQRLHVDPLMIRTKLVIDGTGHEAVVCNTILRKIPNAKIGELGLLGEKPMWSEVGERLAVNATQEIYPGLIVAGMAANAATRAPRMGPVFGGMLLSGEKAAKLALDRLKTI
- a CDS encoding cation transporting ATPase C-terminal domain-containing protein — its product is MAQKKVIVKRLVSIENLGSMNMLRSDKTGTLTEGELQLHSFQDLEGKHSEKVLLYACLNAYYQKGFENPIDRVILAQNSFDLSAYRKLGEIPYDFVRKKLSVFDYLTFVTLLLLLPGMTEEFRTGWFIESVISASMIVMVIRSRKPFFRSKPGKYLLTITLLIGALTLVFPLTPLAAVFSFKPLPFSVVLIIEAIIGL
- a CDS encoding toll/interleukin-1 receptor domain-containing protein, with protein sequence MITKVYISHCEQDEPLAQELARALWTVELESFSALYRKARILSLAERIRFGIRQSDCIIPIITQEGVLSPEVNQEIGLAVGADQLIIPLVEAGVELPILIRHLPPINFYPEAYEDALGKLIQNMRQLTKLDWLKIKCPYCGEEMTQYISPEEEVERALLAGKHLETICSYCQRNIYLDPRTFRPTP
- a CDS encoding radical SAM protein — encoded protein: MKALIIDGYVDEPACLGVPPYISPYSRYIAGALRERGLSEKEIHYLTIDTLRENPPGTGELIGKAALLVIIAGMTVPGKYLRASPITLGEIETIFRVANGVKIIGGPIRLGFSNEGGRAAKGAESGINLGEAVLAKMDLEAFVYDLFEEGAGGSGSDSRGSLPTGLKAPESVDHRFRTTAEIGRWGPKGAFLIRQHPDYPYCMCELETYRGCGRRVHCSFCTEPFYGASDYRPVEDVVAEVSALYSNGARYFRIGRQPDLFSYHGADAGGPVPKPVPEVLERLYKGIRNSAPELSVLHMDNANPITLATYPKESEQILKTIIKYHTSGDVAAFGMETADPKVFAANSLKATSEEVFEAIKLVNRLGAGRGTNGLPEILPGINFVHGLMGETKKTFQLNYDFLLQVLNSGLLLRRINIRQVMAFPGTPISGRDEAARKHKKLFLDYKEQVRKNIDLPMLRRVVPEGTVLKDVMCEVHGRGITFGRQLGSYPLLVGISALMPLRKFTDITVTGHGMRSITGIPHPLPVNTASPALIREIPGISRRAADSIASGVPYTSREDFLRRVSEGDKIISFIEI
- a CDS encoding DUF5316 family protein, with amino-acid sequence MLPAERAKPTNKLLYPPHKINEAVERVKSLLFIDAGIFIIAAVTAFLKGELGFIIDIIGLTGLIFFVMAGVLSGSFASGDWVRANYEDEFEEREEKNRLSKNLFFVGLFNLAISVLTYEFILQ